A single window of Desulfuromonas acetexigens DNA harbors:
- a CDS encoding BrnA antitoxin family protein, which yields MKADYDFSNAKRGAVVPQPGKTRITIYLDDSVIEEFRARAEFAGKGYQTMINDALKEYLAKDTDTLEEMLRKVIREELGRAA from the coding sequence ACGATTTTTCAAACGCAAAACGTGGCGCCGTGGTCCCGCAACCTGGGAAAACCAGAATCACCATCTATCTGGACGACAGCGTGATTGAAGAGTTCCGCGCGCGGGCCGAATTTGCCGGAAAAGGGTATCAGACCATGATCAATGACGCCCTCAAGGAGTATCTTGCCAAGGACACCGACACCCTCGAAGAGATGCTGCGAAAGGTCATCAGGGAGGAATTGGGACGAGCCGCCTGA